GTGAGTCTGGCTGAATGCTCCACTGCTGAGTGCATGACCCAGTGACAGAGCTACTGATGGAACTGGGACCAGCTGGGGTGCTGGCTGAGAGGACCACGATCTGGTGCTGACAGGGTCAGACGGGGTTATGGGTGAAAGCCCACCTTGCATTAAATGGGACTGTATATTCTCATGCGATCTGTTGATACTCTGTAACAAGTCACCATACTTGAAGTCTGTGTCTATCATTCTTGTCTGCAATCAGATATCATTAATTATACTAATTGTTAAATCTACTGGTCAGGCAActgtattttataataaaagagcCATTATGATCCTTTCTTGCTCACTTAAGTTTCATACATGTAGCGGACtcgaacaattttggtagaggtcaTGAACAAGGAAAATATCTGTAATTGGATCAAGGGTTGCCAGTATTAGCATGATTAGATTCGAAGGATCTAAAAGACGACTACTCAGGAAACATTCGTAAGTAGTTTGATCGAAAGTTGTTCAGTGGTTTAGTGTATGTTCGTTAAAGAAATTGTGGACCATCCAACAATCCTAAATGTCTATCATATTTGTAAAATGACAAAGTTAgcataaaaaatgtgttttatcataATGCCTAGCACAATAAGTAATGCTTTGAAAACTGGGTTCTGTCAAAATTCTATACTTTTAAATAATTCCACAGCATTTAGAGACCTCTGTCATGACCACTTTGCCAGCAGATTTCACACCTGCCTTAGAGTACTGATCACAAGTAATGAACTATTCATGGTGAAAATGTActtagaaaacagaaaatatcagcTGACAccaatttcttaaattatttacatCTTTCTAAATCACATTCATACTCGTTTCTTGGACATACAAGAACTGGAATGACATGTATCTTAATAGGAGATGTAGGCATGGTTCTAAACTCAGACAGAAATGTCATTCCAGCTTGGTAATTTATAATCTTTTCTGACCAGCCAGTGAAAAGTTTCCTTCACATAGTCAGTGGCACATTTATTTAAATTGAGAGCATGCATCATAAAAACGTTaatcaaaaaagaaacaacttacTTCAGGGACAGTTTGGTGTGCTGAAGTCTTTACTAGGTTCACAGCTTGTGGTCTGGCTGCCCCAGTGTGTGCAACAATAACCTTCGCTGTAGGGTCTGACCCCACTGGCATGTGAGCTGGGGATGGGGTTCTTCTTATTGTTGAAACATGCGATGGTGAAGGTATTCTCTGATGGGCTGGTAGGGGTTGTGCTTGTCGCCCTGGGCTTCGTCTTCCAACTGAAACAACTGGTGGCCCCGCTTCTTTTAACAGACTTCCGGGTGCAGTACCCCCTGGTATAGGTGCTCCATGAACCTGCTGAACTTTGTACTGCTGAAACAGACCTTCATGAGATAAACCACCTTGCAATTTCTGTGCTAGATAAGGCAAGTGTGACAacaactgaccttgaccttgacgaCCCTGAACTTGACCCTGCAGTGAACTTTGTAATGAACTTTGCAGTGAACTGGCCAGATCAGAAGTTTTGACAATTTTTGGCGATGGAGTTTGTCTCTCTGAATAAACTGGTCTAGAAGGAGATAAACTTTTCTTTGGAGGCAGTGTTGTTGGTGTTCTTGACGGAGACAGACCAGCCCTGGGAGATACTGAAGATGTCGCTGAAGCTGGAAGCGTTGTAATCACTCTGATTGGTGACTGACCTCTGCCTGATTTAGGTAGTGATTCTGACATGACTCTTGGATGACCTGCTGGTAGACTAGGATGAGGTGATCTCAGAATTGTTGAGAGAATATTTAGGGATCCAGGCATTTGACCAGGCTGGCTGGCTACGGGATGTCTGGGACCAACAAGATGATGACCTCTGTGAGGAGAAACTGACCTTGACCCTGGAAGAGACATGCTTTAATATACTGATAAGACATACAAATGTACTATGGTGCCTGCAGTGGATTAACTGGCAAGAAATTATAAACCAaccaaaaaatatacaaaacaaagttGCCAAGCTAACATTAagcacacaagtttcaaattgtaCTCTTTTTGTGTGTTATATTCATATACTGCACTCCATCTTCTTTCCAAGACTTAAATTTTGTGAATCTGGTTTAGTCACATCCAATTTATCTTTAAACAATTATATGGcttcaattatttgaaaatcagtACTTAAATGCACATGAAAttctagccttactcatttggcttattgggatgacttattttatgatatgataatTTTTATAGCTGTCATCCTGCTGTTTTTAATACTGGTTTTAAAACTGGTTGAAGATCAATCTAACATGAAAAAAAGCAATTAATAAAGCCTTGATTGTAAAAAATGCAGATAATCATATAGGAAGTGTCTagtaggggtacggatccgtacctccaGACAAATCCTATTAGggttgtctaggggtacggacttCATTTTCCTACATGTTTAGGATTATTtgtatcttaaattttgttgaaaatgaaatatcagatatgatttaacaaaatattcacCTAAAACTTAAATCTAAATGGTTCACAGATACCAGCATTCATCCTATTGCTACAGTTTCTTTAGAAATGTAAATAACCAAGGAATACATTTGTACcaaaatttgataaatcatgAGGAACTGAACTGGCACAAAATTGATCAGACAAAATAACGTTAACTTCACTCACTCACTGCCCGCCGAGTAAGCTACATTTCgacaaatcatttttttaaattataataagGTATTTATTTTTTCCGCATAGTCAATAACCATATTACAAGATACATTGAACATTTTCTTTCACTCGTGTCTGTTAATTGACTATGAAACAAATTGTTTCATGCCAATTATTTATTGTGAAATAATAACATAAAGTTTATTTACCGTGCTTTGTGAAACAAAGAACATAATCTATGTAGAGCTTTTTAGCAACCCTATTttaacagttaaaaccaattataccttacccccagcaatttgctacccatttacagctgggtcgactgaggcaatcgtgataaagtgccttgcccaaggacactcCGCAATGGGAGCAGCCAGGAATTGAACCCGgtgccttcacctccgtaggaaagcgtcttagccctctcgaccaatgtgTACACTAAAAATAGGTTCATATGCCTTGTCCTGTCATAAAGTTTGCttttaacaggttttttttttgctgaatgtCCAATATAATTCATTTGCATTCGTTTATCTGTTatcaaaagtttattttaaattaaattaatcgGTATGGAACATACTTATATTCATTTGGAGTTTTTCGGtcatttatgttttgaaagaaaaggtaAACAATCGTATGAAAAGCTTGTATCTGTATACCATTTAGATTAAAGCAGGATTTCAGAAATGTCATGTCCGGAGCTCGGGGGCTACCATTTTTCCAAGCGTGCCCACCGGGCTACATTGAAACTCCATATCGAGTAGCCtggaaatcaataatttagtcttcaaacataattttgatgttTATCAAGAGAAGCACGCCCGAGCCTTctttatcttaccacctactgttgCAATCAGTgaacaattaaccgtttaattGTACCTTggggcaaatgtttacaaaaacatgtgcacgcAAGATTTTCGTCTGATCAAATAACATCAAAGTCACTCAAAACAACACGCAAACTGGCGTCTTAAAATTCCGTCATTTTACTGCCACATGCCAAATTGTACTTTAGATTttgctgacctcaatatttatcgtacaatttaatttttaaagttttactacgtcttatttgatatttcattttctacAAAATCTAATACGCAAATAATCCCATTCCTAGACACTTCTAATCATAAAACATATCATAAAGTCCAAAAGCTTTAATACTGTAGATAAAACTTTTGTAACAGATTTATGACAAATGATGTCATTACCTTCTTTTTTAGGATCCATATTTTACGGTGTGATCAAACAACCAAATAACCTGCCTATCGGTAATTTcctctgaaataaaaaaacagaGGCATTTGTTTGAAGAATGTGAATTGTCATGTTagcctttaccttgctaaatctctaaaatggactggtccatcatccaaTTTGGGCAGAACCACTTATCATTCAATGGGATgttcactgactgaatagtgaacagtgcagactatgatcagccagcaagaatgtcaaattatttcaagAGTCAATTATCAAGATGAATGATGATGAAGATGTTTCTCACTCAAACAAAACTGCATCCATAAAAGGCATGACAATAACCACACAGGTCATAAATCCATCAACAAGTTTAGATGATGGACATAAATTAAACGTCGTAGTATTCTAATTTCTACTGCGTCACGGGTTTTTAAGTGAAGAACGTATCCGAATACTATTACACAAAGCTGTCTTTTGTCATTAGTCAAAGCAATGCTAGAATAATATTGTAAATAGAATCCAAAATGTGGATCTACTTTATTAAACTGCCGGCATGATTTTATAATTACCTGGCAGCTACAAAATGAATTAATTGCTATCTTTACAGCGactaattgtttttgttttcaaccGGTGCGTTCGATATTTCCGCATGCCGTGTCAATTGACTTGAAGAGCATACGCCACAAAAATTAGCAACTATAATATGGAGAGACGGATATCCGATTCCAAGagaatatacaacaaaaatagtAAACAAAAAGTTAGGCATTGTTGGCAAGTGTGGTCACACTCTGTCTGACTTTTTTGCAAGGTCGATACTCGGCTGGTAGAGAGTTCcatacaaagaagtataaaatacataggTCTTTGTTCCATATTATTTCATGGAAGaagaaatatttgtaatatttgtatggAGTTACACAGTAAGTTAAGATCTGTCTGCAGGAAAGAAGATATAAGCACTTAGTGAAACTGTTGGTTGTTGATGGGAGAGTGGGGCGGCGATGAATATGGTGGGGCTTGACAAAACTGGGCATTTGTACTCGAACCGGTCTTATAACAGGAGTAGTCTTGGATGAGGTGACATATCTCCCAGGGAACACCGGCCTAAATTCTGTACGTACAATAATCCTTTGCTGCTCATTACGCAGCTCAGAATGTGGACCATTTCATTTTGTGAACAGTTAATACTCATGGTACTGTGATTATAACTACTTTGAAAAAAGTCTACTTATCATCCATTAATTAAATGGTTTTCTGCCAATTAAATTTTTAGCTTTTGCTATTGGTAATTAAACAATCAAACGTACCATCGTCTTCCATCATATCTCATATGATGAAAAACTCAAACTgttaattttctacatttgaaataaagacctaaagataaaatattttagtggacTACTGCCATTGGATATCTCTAAAAAGGTCATGCGGCTATTTCACATGCCTATATTTATGTATCTAAATAAGCTTTTAGGCTTTGGTCACAATTGGTAACACTCTTTCAGATAATTTTGTCTTGTATAATCTAAGTCCTGCAACGGTATAATGTATAACGTGTCTTTTTTGTGATAATCATGAATGCTTATTTATATTAGTTTATAATACGCTTGTTTTCTGATAATATTCGCTATGTATATCAATAGATATCCGTAATGTTGTTATTACCCGGCTATGAATAAAACTTGTATCTTGTACTTTAAGCAGCTATTTGTTATTTAGATCTGGATCTATATAATTTTAACAGCTTCATATCCAGCATATATAGTACATAaagaatggactccatgatccctaaAAAGACCAAAGAGCCCAAAATGTGTTTCGTAATAATATTTAGCTTAAAACTATATACATGGAACTACTAGGCCTAGTAGCTGTTTGCTGTCTACAATGAGGACAGAGGAGGAGCTTCTATTTAAAGTGGGGAGTAGATACATTCTTTCCttatcttcttctttttcttcttcgtCTTCTAGATCCATAGTCGTACTGCAGtgaactatttatttattatttatttatgtggTTTATTTATGTGGTACTTATGAGTGTCTTTCATtcaactaagaggccagtactggttcttcccaacATATGCGAGCACGTAAAAGAATTAATGGGCCTACCCACAAAGAGCTAGATATTACACCTGGATCCATTATGTCTGAAACCATTCTGCACCTGAAAACCTATCAGCACCTGAAACCAATCTGCACCTGAAAACCTACCAGCACCTGTAAACTAGTTGATAGTAATACCCGAAAGAGGAGTTAAGCAGTATAAAATAGATGGAAGTTTTGCAACATTACATTACACTGAATAATTCATACACTGATGACATATGAGTAAAATCACGGCTTCTTAAGATATACTTAGATGCACTTTTGACATTGTAAAGAAATGAGTTTTGCAATACCAATGCACAgcgaaatatatataaacatgtaacCGTTATCAACCCCCATATTTGTCATTCAAATGATCTACTTAAAGGATTCATTTAATAAGTACTGCATAACCTGACATAACATGCAAAATAGTGAGACAAAAGTTCGAAAAGCTCTGGATGTTTAAAGGTACCGATTTACCTTGCTCTGTGAATTAACCCAACGCCCAGTCGATCCGAAAAAAATAACAGACCGAGAATGCCAGTTTTTATTAGATCAGTTTTCTCATGTTGTCATGGTGTTTAACCAAACAGATTATAGTACCATCATTTCTATTTTACCTTTCTACTTAATAAGTGTAAATTAGTCGGGGAAATAATTTCATAGACTGTAAATTGACTAggtttatatatcatatttcaaaGTTCAAATATACAGTGTATCGATCTCTACAGGTATTGATTGATTGGCAGTCCTACATACCTCTTTACATTAATATTCTGTACACTATATACGtctttttatacatatttgggTTTTTGTTTACACTGTAGCATAGTAGTGTAGATCTATTTGAAGTTATGTTTTCATTAGAAATTATCGCAAATTAGTGATACTTCTACGTTCCTAACTAAACGGATTTAAGATTCTTAAGGTAAGttttgctttaaaatgtaaaagaatttcGGTAAATTTAAATAGTGGGCCAGGCGTAATAACTGATTTAGATAAGACAAACCACGTAATCTGATATCAGGTACATTTTAGTTACATATTAAAGGCTGTTATATACATGTCTCAGTGTTTGATTATTTTctatgttcaaaaaaaaaaaaaaaaaaaaaaaaaaaaaagacattttgtaaGCACAAATTCAGACACAGCATTTAAGTTCAAATTTGTTACATGTAATGGAAGTAagatttaacatttacatttaaaatatcgTTGGATATTGCATTAAGAAGCATTTTCATTCACTCTGATATAAACCATTTACTGTTGGTCTAAATTGATTGTGATATGTTAAAGTGTTCAGCTAGCTGAACTTATATTTTCTGTAATGCAAATATGATTGTGTGTCGCTCTTTCTTTTGAGGCTATGCTATTGTTTGGAGACACTAACTGCATGATGTGAtatgaaatgaatgaaaaaacaaaatgacatgtGAGTACAGAGGCCACATACTCGCCCAGCAATCAGATCTCCCTGCAGTGTCAGTGAAAGACCAGCCCTCTCCTAGTCTTTCAAGGGCTCGAACTCTTTCCCCGAAGACAGTCTCGACTTCCTCATCAGTCCACTGGTTTAGTGCGAGTTTACCCGACGAACATCCATGCCTGTTAACGGGAATCACTTTCGTCTGCGGCGATATTGTCGTCTGCGACAACGAGAATAAAACGTTAAAGAGATTTGATATAAACGGAAAATTCTTCGAGGAACTATTTTTACACGACCCTTGTGGTATTTGCGCGCTTCCCAATTCTAAAGATGTTGCTGTCACAGAACCAGATATTAAACAAATTACAGTGTGTACGCTTGATGTTGCCTTGGCGGTTTCGTTTGAATTAAAAACGAAAAAGAAGTACGAATGTATTTcttcttttcatgataaatatgTAGTGGGATGCTGTGAACTTGGTAGTTCATGTGTAGACTTTATTGATTGCAATGGTACAGTTTTACGTACAATAGAAGGTAATGTAGATGGACAGTTGATCTTCAGAAATCCTTCCGCAATAGCCTGTTTACTTTCCGGCGACTTACTCATTTCGGATCCCGGAAGCTGCGTATTGGTTTGTGTTTCTCAGAACAACGAAATGAAGTTCAGAATTGAACCTGGAGGTCGCCCAAGCGGAGTTTGCTCTGATTTACATGGTGGAATATATATGGCACAATACGATTCGAACCTTGTGTTGCGTTTGTCGTTGGGAGGGGAAACGGAGGGTGTTGTTGTAGACGAAAAATTCAAGTTGACGTCACCGCTTGCAATGACATTTGATAATAACCATCTGGCAATTACAGAAGAGACACCTAGCGACCGAATACTTATTCTCAAGGTAAATATCTTCGTAATATTTCTGAAGTTAATTCCCGACGTTTTTATCAGTGCAGTGGAATAAGAACCTGCGTTGATATTCAATAATTTGACATAACAttcttttttaataatatttcaggCATATTATGGGAGAAGCTGATATATCCCGTTTAACAAAACGattcttttaaaactttctcagctagtcttgttattttatttattttaacacgctttttcaaataacatgcttttttaaaattaaaataaacgaaGGGGACAGTTAAACAAAACTGTCAATGTCGATGCCCACGACGAGTCTCTCGGAGGATTTAGAATATAGAGCTACTTGACGCTAAAGTAAATTGGATCAAAGAGtaagttttatttatcattagGCGATGATCAATTACACTCTTCTCACTTTTGAAGTACCTTTTAACGAAAGTCTTTGAACAATTTATCTTGTTAAGAGCGTTGTTTACTTTTGTGGTTTCGCGTCGTcataaacagtagataaaattgTAGACTTTGTGCGTAGCGACAACTTTAAAGGGTTCTTTAACGTCGAGGTAGGAATAGGACAGAGTTTCCCTTCTGATTATGCATTTAAAGGTGGCTTTgttataaagaaaacaacaacaacagcaattaCACCGTACAACAAACACACACTTAATATTTCAGACTTCGGTGATatgcatttttaaagatttttcaatttatcttatCTACAATGATTTCAAATATTGTCACGTGTTTTCAAACTTGtctctaaaatgttttaaaaatatcacatattttgattatacatgtatttatcaaagCTCCAACATTGTTTCTCTTCTTTAAGTATCATTTACATTAATTAGTTACGAAACCACTTAAagctttaaataaaatctgaatttgAATATCTTAAATGCAACATTGATAAACATTTCCATgtacaacatttcaaaatattttacagttatctTCCCCGCATGACCAGGACAGTGATCAAGGGGTGAGTCTGACAAATTTACGTGTCGGTACATGACGATGGCAGCTTCTATAGATTTATCAACAGCACATCTTGATCCGGTGAAGGGGTTTACTTCGGCTAATTCTTGCCAGGATTGCTCAGATTTTCTGCTCCTAGATTTGTACAGAAAAGAAACAATTTACATATTGATGTTTTTGTCCATAAATCATAAACATTGAAGAATTTCAGACGTGTGAAAACCTTCTGAAGAAGAACGTTTTTGCATTCTATTTTCTGGTAGCAGATCATTTCTAATTGGACATACATTCACACATGACTATTGTAATTAGTTAATGGGTttaattgaatgttgtttttaatacaaaatatttccagattgccaaaataaaattatttttgcaaattgcTTGTAACTTTCTCTGAAAAAATATCACTGTAGGCTTCagatttcattttcattatttagaaatttcatgtttaaaaggTATAAGATTCATGTCATTATTTCATAATTTCGCAATGTTAATAAATGgcaattgatttttttaaaatctaccTTAATAGATctagttgttttgttttatgctaTGTACATTGTAGTTGATTTTCAAAGAgattaaatgttacttttttgtgCTATAGTTGTGTATCTACACATTGAAGTCTAATTGTCCATGATCACCTAAAATGATCTACCTAATCAATTTACACTTAAGAACAATTCTATATGTAATCATGCTCGCCGTCAGCTGATTATGTCGCCCACATGTACCATCTGATTAAAGTCATTTCATCTCATTAAACAGGGCGTACAGGATCTTATCTAATTATGATCGTGTACTTAATTAATTAAGTCAGATTTTTTCATTGCGCTACTGAGATCGCGGCAAAATCAAAACTAAAATCATATGAATTATTAATAAAACCAAGTATAAAATCCAACAGGATTAGCCACATTTCAAGAGGGTAGCTTCCGAGAACAAATCCCGACATTTGAATATGAATTATTAGTAAAACCAAGAACAAAATCCATCAGGAATAGCCACATTTCAAGAGGGTAGCTCCCGAGAACAAATCCCTacatttaaatatgaattattagtAAAACCAAGAATAAAATCCATTAGGATTAGTCACATTTCAAGAAAGCAGCTCCCGAGAACAAATCCCTacatttaaatatgaattattagtAAAACGAAGAACAAAATCCATCAGGATAAGCCACATTTCAAGAGGGTAGCTCCCGAGAACAAATCCCTACAATTAAATACGAATTATCAGTAAAACCAAGAATAAAATCCATCAGGATTAGCCATATTTCAAGAGGGTAGCTCCCGAGAACAAATCCCTACATTTCAATATGAATTATTAGTAAAACCAAGAACGAAATCCATCAGGATTAGTCACATTTTAAGAAAGCAGCTCCCGAGAACAAATCCCTacatttaaatatgaattattagtAAACCAAGAACAAACTCCATCAGGATTAGCCACATTTCAAGGAAGCAGATCCCGAGAACTAATCCCTACATTTCAATATGAATTATCAGTAAAACCAAGAACGAAATCCAATAGGATTAGCCACATTTCAAGAAAGCAGATCCCGAGAACAAATCCCTTCATTTAAAGATGAATTATCAGTAAAACCAAGAACAAAACCCAACAGGATTAGCCACATTTCAAGAAAGCAGCTCCCGAGAACACATGTCTACATTTCAATATGAATTATTAGTAAAACCAAGAACGAAATCCAACAGGATCAGCCACATTTCAAGAGGATAGCTCCCAAGAACAAATCCctacatttcaatataaattattaGTAAAACCAAGAACCAAATTCATCAGGATTAGTCACATTTTAAGAAAGCAGCTCTCGAGAACAAATCCCTacatttaaatatgaattattagtAACACCAAGAACAAAATCCATCAAGATTAGCCGCATTTCAAGAGGATAGCTCCCGAGAACAAATCCCTacatttaaatatgaattattagtAAAACCAAGAACAAAATCCATCAGGATTAGTCACATTTCAAGAAAGCAGCTCCCGAGAACAAATCCCTCCATTTCAATATGAATTATCAGTAAAACCAAGAACAAAATCCATCAGGATTAGCCACATTTCAAGAAAGCAGATCCCGAGAACAAATCCCTCCATTTCAATATGAATTATCAGTAAAACCAAGAACAAAATCCAACAGGATTAGCCACATTTCAAGAAAGCAGATCCCGAGAACAAATCCCTTCATTTAAAGATGAATTATCAGTAAAACCAAGAACAAAATCCAACAGGATTAGCCACATTTCAAGAAGGCAGCTCCAGAGAACTGATTCCTgcatttaaatatgaattattagtaaaacaaagaacaaaatccAACAGGATTAGCCACATTTCAAGAAGGCAGCTCCCGAGAAAAAATTCCTTCATTTGAATATGAATTATCAGTAAAACCAAGAACAAAATCCAATAGGATTAGCCACATTTCAAGAGGGTAGCTCCCGAGAACAAATCCCTACAGTTAAATATGAATTATCAGTAAAACCAAGAACAAAATCCAACAGGATTAGCCACATTTCAAGAAAGCAGCTCCCGAGAACAAATCcctacatttaaacaaaaatagacAAAAGGGACAGAAAAAATTCATTAacgaacacagtgggacaccgccttggaacagtaaGTGGCAAAAAACCCTCGGCGATTTAAACCGGTTAATCGTGCAGAAAACTTCACCAGTAATCCCCAACTTGTTCCTAAGCTACAGGACCGTGTAGATAAATGAAGTTAGGCTTGCACACGTCAAGATTTAAAGCATCTGCTTCAATATCTTATAAACAACACAAagcaaaattaaaatgaaatgaatttgcACCCTAAGGAAAATGTTGCAGCCTATCATCAATCATTCAGTAACAGTttcacatatgagccgcaccacgagaaaaccaacatagtgcatttgcgaccagcatggatccagaccagcctgcgcacccgcagtttctctaattgcaataggctttgaaagcgaacagcatggatcctgaccagactgcgcggctgcgcaggctggtctggatccatgctgatcgcaaagcactatgttggttttctcatggctcggctcaaatATCTTAgtcaataatataaaataaggcactgcctcaatcgggaatcgatccaaCTTCAAGTCATCCAATAAGGCAACAATACAACACAAGGTAGCGCcctctcttcttcttcttcctcgTACCTTCATCCCTCATATTGAGTATTGCCGAAGATTATGCTATTTTCAGCCTTGACGTCAAATAACTCGTGTTTACCGCTTTAGTCGattgtttacttttcagtcaTTACAGTTTATCAGCTTGTCCACAattatgcgtttgtatcaatttaaaagtagattttggaataaaaaacaacactgaccatatttgtactgatgtgcaagacgttgcggtttgGACAGGTTATATgaacgcttattaggcacaaggaaaaagcgtacaTATTCTTTCAAAACAATccaaagtcagacgctctgtgcacgtgccggaagtacacattttttgattcgatagtatatctcattcggtacatcgcatgttaccgtagagggttCGATCCTGATATTCGTCGCGATTCCCTACAATGTCAGTCTCCATTCaagaaatgcaaaataaaaagcgCAACATCCATTTATGGCAACTATTTCATATTTACactttgtatgtaaatatttcgatatatattttcattgtttttaaccAGATTTAAAGATCTAAAATGGTGATTTCGTTTGTGTTACTTGAAGCGTGATCATTGTCATCTG
The genomic region above belongs to Mercenaria mercenaria strain notata chromosome 12, MADL_Memer_1, whole genome shotgun sequence and contains:
- the LOC128547204 gene encoding uncharacterized protein LOC128547204; this translates as MTCEYRGHILAQQSDLPAVSVKDQPSPSLSRARTLSPKTVSTSSSVHWFSASLPDEHPCLLTGITFVCGDIVVCDNENKTLKRFDINGKFFEELFLHDPCGICALPNSKDVAVTEPDIKQITVCTLDVALAVSFELKTKKKYECISSFHDKYVVGCCELGSSCVDFIDCNGTVLRTIEGNVDGQLIFRNPSAIACLLSGDLLISDPGSCVLVCVSQNNEMKFRIEPGGRPSGVCSDLHGGIYMAQYDSNLVLRLSLGGETEGVVVDEKFKLTSPLAMTFDNNHLAITEETPSDRILILKLSSPHDQDSDQGVSLTNLRVGT